A single region of the Gossypium arboreum isolate Shixiya-1 chromosome 12, ASM2569848v2, whole genome shotgun sequence genome encodes:
- the LOC108479792 gene encoding glutamate receptor 3.2-like isoform X1: MNLVLLLSTFSLFIGVLSEEGLNPGIMNVGAIFSFNTINGKVAKVAMKAAEDDINSDPSVLGGRKLSIQLHDSNFSSFLGIIGALQFMETDTVAIIGPQSSEMAHVLSNLANELQVPLLSFTALDPSLSPLQYPFFVQTAPNDEFQMTAIAEMVSYFSWSEVVAIFSDDDQSRNGIITLGDKLAERRCRISYKAALPPDPTAKRVDVLRELDKIQMMESRIIVLHSFSRTGLLVFEAAKSLGMMGKGYVWIASTWLSTVLDSFSPLKPEIANSIQGALTLRPHTPDSKRKRNFMSRWNQLSNGSIGFNPYGLYAYDTVWMIARALRLLLDQGGKISFSNDSRLDGISGSTLNLSALNTFDGGKLLLSKILETNMTGLTGHVQFNQDRSLINPSYDIVNVVGNGQRLVGYWSNHTGLSIVPPETLYSEKPNRSSSNQHLDKVVWPGGETARPRGWVFPNNGRELRIGIPRRVSYRDFVLLVNGTDKVQGYCIDVFLAAIKLLPYAFPYRFIPFGDGHKNPSYYELVNKIKSGVFDGVVGDIAIVTNRTRIVDFSLPYIESGLVVVAPVKKISSSAWSFARPFTPLMWAVTAAFFLIVGSVVWILEHRRNDEFRGPPKQQFITILWFSFSTMFFSHSKFFPFWQCQLLLPNSLVLRITHHTNSGYFQLFSGENTVSTLGRLVLIIWLFVVLIINSSYTASLTSFLTVQQLSSPIKGIDTLIGSNERIGFQVGSFAEGYLMEELNIPKSRLVPLGSPEEYALALERRNVAAVIDERPYVDLFLSEHCEFSVRGQEFTKSGWGFAFPRDSPLAIDMSTAILSLSENGELQKIHDRWLSKSACSSENSEDDIEQLDLKSFWGLFVICGIACMLALLVYFWLMFRKFSRLPPEELDTTSPSTSRSTRLQTFLSFVDEKVEKPKSSSKRKRESMSRNGYHINDESPHRSGRMYRNMSQNGDSWLTQ, translated from the exons ATGAACCTGGTTCTGCTTCTGTCAACTTTCAGTCTCTTTATTGGAGTGCTTTCAGAAGAGGGTTTGAATCCTGGTATTATGAATGTTGGAGCTATATTCTCATTCAACACCATTAATGGGAAAGTTGCAAAGGTTGCAATGAAGGCTGCCGAGGATGATATTAACTCCGATCCAAGTGTTCTTGGTGGAAGGAAATTGTCTATACAACTACATGATTCTAACTTCAGCTCATTTCTAGGCATTATTGGAG CACTGCAGTTTATGGAGACAGATACCGTAGCAATAATTGGTCCACAAAGTTCGGAGATGGCCCATGTTCTATCAAATCTTGCAAATGAACTCCAGGTTCCGCTATTGTCATTCACGGCTTTAGATCCGAGCCTGAGCCCTCTGCAATACCCTTTTTTTGTTCAAACAGCACCTAATGATGAATTCCAGATGACTGCCATTGCTGAGATGGTTAGCTATTTCAGTTGGAGTGAAGTGGTTGCTATTTTCAGTGATGATGATCAGAGCAGAAACGGTATAATCACACTAGGCGATAAACTTGCTGAAAGACGTTGCAGAATTTCTTATAAAGCTGCGCTTCCTCCGGACCCAACGGCCAAAAGAGTTGACGTTTTGAGAGAATTAGATAAGATTCAAATGATGGAATCTCGAATTATTGTTCTGCACTCTTTCTCGAGAACAGGTCTCCTGGTCTTTGAAGCGGCCAAGAGCCTTGGAATGATGGGAAAAGGATATGTTTGGATAGCTTCTACTTGGCTGTCCACTGTTCTAGATTCCTTTTCCCCACTTAAACCGGAGATAGCAAACTCAATCCAGGGAGCACTTACACTTCGCCCTCATACACCTGAttcgaaaaggaaaagaaattttATGTCACGTTGGAACCAGCTGAGTAACGGTTCTATTGGGTTTAACCCTTATGGTCTATATGCCTATGACACTGTTTGGATGATTGCTCGTGCATTAAGGTTGTTACTGGACCAGGGGGGCAAAATTTCATTTTCCAACGATTCAAGATTAGATGGTATTAGTGGGAGCACTCTAAATCTTTCTGCATTGAATACATTTGATGGAGGGAAGCTGTTGCTTTCGAAGATATTGGAGACAAATATGACTGGTCTGACGGGCCATGTCCAGTTTAATCAAGACAGATCCCTGATAAATCCTTCTTATGACATTGTTAATGTGGTTGGAAATGGGCAACGACTGGTTGGATACTGGTCTAACCACACTGGTTTGTCCATTGTGCCACCAGAGACACTTTATTCGGAAAAGCCTAATCGGTCAAGTTCAAACCAACATTTAGACAAGGTGGTATGGCCTGGAGGAGAAACAGCAAGACCTCGAGGGTGGGTTTTTCCTAACAATGGAAGAGAATTAAGAATCGGAATTCCAAGGCGAGTTAGTTACCGAGACTTTGTCTTGTTAGTCAATGGCACGGATAAGGTGCAAGGATATTGCATAGACGTTTTCCTTGCTGCAATTAAATTGCTGCCATATGCTTTTCCATACAGGTTTATCCCATTTGGAGATGGCCATAAGAATCCAAGCTATTATGAGCTTGTCAATAAAATTAAGTCCGGA GTCTTTGATGGCGTGGTGGGTGATATTGCCATTGTGACAAACCGAACAAGAATAGTTGATTTCTCTCTGCCATATATAGAATCAGGGCTGGTTGTGGTAGCTCCAGTGAAAAAGATAAGTTCGAGTGCTTGGTCCTTCGCACGGCCATTTACTCCATTGATGTGGGCAGTCACAGCTGCATTTTTCCTCATTGTGGGATCAGTTGTGTGGATACTTGAGCATAGAAGAAATGATGAATTCCGGGGCCCTCCAAAGCAGCAATTTATCACAATTTTGTG GTTCAGCTTCTCTACAATGTTTTTTTCACATAGTAAGTTCTTTCCATTTTGGCAATGTCAGTTGCTTTTACCAAATAGTTTAGTACTCAGAATCACCCATCATACCAACTCCGGATATTTTCAACTTTTTTCAGGAGAAAACACAGTGAGCACACTTGGACGCCTAGTACTGATTATCTGGCTTTTTGTGGTTTTGATCATCAACTCAAGCTATACTGCAAGCCTGACATCATTCCTCACAGTGCAACAGTTATCATCACCCATCAAAGGGATTGATACCTTAATTGGTAGCAATGAACGAATAGGCTTCCAGGTAGGATCTTTTGCTGAAGGCTATCTGATGGAGGAACTCAATATTCCAAAATCTAGACTCGTTCCACTTGGATCACCAGAAGAGTATGCCCTTGCCCTTGAGAGGAGAAATGTAGCTGCAGTAATCGATGAGCGACCATATGTGGACCTCTTCCTCTCAGAACACTGTGAATTCTCTGTTAGAGGCCAGGAGTTTACGAAAAGCGGATGGGGATTT GCATTTCCTAGAGACTCGCCATTGGCCATTGACATGTCTACTGCCATTCTTTCTCTATCTGAGAATGGCGAGCTTCAGAAGATTCACGACAGATGGCTGTCAAAAAGTGCTTGTAGTTCCGAGAATAGTGAGGATGATATTGAACAGCTCGACTTAAAAAGCTTCTGGGGGCTATTTGTTATATGTGGAATTGCATGTATGCTTGCTCTCCTTGTGTACTTCTGGTTGATGTTCCGCAAATTCAGCCGGCTGCCTCCCGAGGAACTTGATACTACTAGTCCTAGTACCTCCCGTTCCACTCGTCTTCAAACATTTTTGTCATTTGTTGATGAGAAGGTAGAGAAACCAAAAAGCAGCTCAAAAAGAAAACGCGAGAGTATGTCTCGAAATGGATATCATATAAATGATGAATCGCCCCATAGGTCTGGGAGGATGTACAGGAACATGTCCCAGAATGGTGATAGTTGGCTTACTCAATAA
- the LOC108479792 gene encoding glutamate receptor 3.2-like isoform X3 codes for MNVGAIFSFNTINGKVAKVAMKAAEDDINSDPSVLGGRKLSIQLHDSNFSSFLGIIGALQFMETDTVAIIGPQSSEMAHVLSNLANELQVPLLSFTALDPSLSPLQYPFFVQTAPNDEFQMTAIAEMVSYFSWSEVVAIFSDDDQSRNGIITLGDKLAERRCRISYKAALPPDPTAKRVDVLRELDKIQMMESRIIVLHSFSRTGLLVFEAAKSLGMMGKGYVWIASTWLSTVLDSFSPLKPEIANSIQGALTLRPHTPDSKRKRNFMSRWNQLSNGSIGFNPYGLYAYDTVWMIARALRLLLDQGGKISFSNDSRLDGISGSTLNLSALNTFDGGKLLLSKILETNMTGLTGHVQFNQDRSLINPSYDIVNVVGNGQRLVGYWSNHTGLSIVPPETLYSEKPNRSSSNQHLDKVVWPGGETARPRGWVFPNNGRELRIGIPRRVSYRDFVLLVNGTDKVQGYCIDVFLAAIKLLPYAFPYRFIPFGDGHKNPSYYELVNKIKSGVFDGVVGDIAIVTNRTRIVDFSLPYIESGLVVVAPVKKISSSAWSFARPFTPLMWAVTAAFFLIVGSVVWILEHRRNDEFRGPPKQQFITILWFSFSTMFFSHSKFFPFWQCQLLLPNSLVLRITHHTNSGYFQLFSGENTVSTLGRLVLIIWLFVVLIINSSYTASLTSFLTVQQLSSPIKGIDTLIGSNERIGFQVGSFAEGYLMEELNIPKSRLVPLGSPEEYALALERRNVAAVIDERPYVDLFLSEHCEFSVRGQEFTKSGWGFAFPRDSPLAIDMSTAILSLSENGELQKIHDRWLSKSACSSENSEDDIEQLDLKSFWGLFVICGIACMLALLVYFWLMFRKFSRLPPEELDTTSPSTSRSTRLQTFLSFVDEKVEKPKSSSKRKRESMSRNGYHINDESPHRSGRMYRNMSQNGDSWLTQ; via the exons ATGAATGTTGGAGCTATATTCTCATTCAACACCATTAATGGGAAAGTTGCAAAGGTTGCAATGAAGGCTGCCGAGGATGATATTAACTCCGATCCAAGTGTTCTTGGTGGAAGGAAATTGTCTATACAACTACATGATTCTAACTTCAGCTCATTTCTAGGCATTATTGGAG CACTGCAGTTTATGGAGACAGATACCGTAGCAATAATTGGTCCACAAAGTTCGGAGATGGCCCATGTTCTATCAAATCTTGCAAATGAACTCCAGGTTCCGCTATTGTCATTCACGGCTTTAGATCCGAGCCTGAGCCCTCTGCAATACCCTTTTTTTGTTCAAACAGCACCTAATGATGAATTCCAGATGACTGCCATTGCTGAGATGGTTAGCTATTTCAGTTGGAGTGAAGTGGTTGCTATTTTCAGTGATGATGATCAGAGCAGAAACGGTATAATCACACTAGGCGATAAACTTGCTGAAAGACGTTGCAGAATTTCTTATAAAGCTGCGCTTCCTCCGGACCCAACGGCCAAAAGAGTTGACGTTTTGAGAGAATTAGATAAGATTCAAATGATGGAATCTCGAATTATTGTTCTGCACTCTTTCTCGAGAACAGGTCTCCTGGTCTTTGAAGCGGCCAAGAGCCTTGGAATGATGGGAAAAGGATATGTTTGGATAGCTTCTACTTGGCTGTCCACTGTTCTAGATTCCTTTTCCCCACTTAAACCGGAGATAGCAAACTCAATCCAGGGAGCACTTACACTTCGCCCTCATACACCTGAttcgaaaaggaaaagaaattttATGTCACGTTGGAACCAGCTGAGTAACGGTTCTATTGGGTTTAACCCTTATGGTCTATATGCCTATGACACTGTTTGGATGATTGCTCGTGCATTAAGGTTGTTACTGGACCAGGGGGGCAAAATTTCATTTTCCAACGATTCAAGATTAGATGGTATTAGTGGGAGCACTCTAAATCTTTCTGCATTGAATACATTTGATGGAGGGAAGCTGTTGCTTTCGAAGATATTGGAGACAAATATGACTGGTCTGACGGGCCATGTCCAGTTTAATCAAGACAGATCCCTGATAAATCCTTCTTATGACATTGTTAATGTGGTTGGAAATGGGCAACGACTGGTTGGATACTGGTCTAACCACACTGGTTTGTCCATTGTGCCACCAGAGACACTTTATTCGGAAAAGCCTAATCGGTCAAGTTCAAACCAACATTTAGACAAGGTGGTATGGCCTGGAGGAGAAACAGCAAGACCTCGAGGGTGGGTTTTTCCTAACAATGGAAGAGAATTAAGAATCGGAATTCCAAGGCGAGTTAGTTACCGAGACTTTGTCTTGTTAGTCAATGGCACGGATAAGGTGCAAGGATATTGCATAGACGTTTTCCTTGCTGCAATTAAATTGCTGCCATATGCTTTTCCATACAGGTTTATCCCATTTGGAGATGGCCATAAGAATCCAAGCTATTATGAGCTTGTCAATAAAATTAAGTCCGGA GTCTTTGATGGCGTGGTGGGTGATATTGCCATTGTGACAAACCGAACAAGAATAGTTGATTTCTCTCTGCCATATATAGAATCAGGGCTGGTTGTGGTAGCTCCAGTGAAAAAGATAAGTTCGAGTGCTTGGTCCTTCGCACGGCCATTTACTCCATTGATGTGGGCAGTCACAGCTGCATTTTTCCTCATTGTGGGATCAGTTGTGTGGATACTTGAGCATAGAAGAAATGATGAATTCCGGGGCCCTCCAAAGCAGCAATTTATCACAATTTTGTG GTTCAGCTTCTCTACAATGTTTTTTTCACATAGTAAGTTCTTTCCATTTTGGCAATGTCAGTTGCTTTTACCAAATAGTTTAGTACTCAGAATCACCCATCATACCAACTCCGGATATTTTCAACTTTTTTCAGGAGAAAACACAGTGAGCACACTTGGACGCCTAGTACTGATTATCTGGCTTTTTGTGGTTTTGATCATCAACTCAAGCTATACTGCAAGCCTGACATCATTCCTCACAGTGCAACAGTTATCATCACCCATCAAAGGGATTGATACCTTAATTGGTAGCAATGAACGAATAGGCTTCCAGGTAGGATCTTTTGCTGAAGGCTATCTGATGGAGGAACTCAATATTCCAAAATCTAGACTCGTTCCACTTGGATCACCAGAAGAGTATGCCCTTGCCCTTGAGAGGAGAAATGTAGCTGCAGTAATCGATGAGCGACCATATGTGGACCTCTTCCTCTCAGAACACTGTGAATTCTCTGTTAGAGGCCAGGAGTTTACGAAAAGCGGATGGGGATTT GCATTTCCTAGAGACTCGCCATTGGCCATTGACATGTCTACTGCCATTCTTTCTCTATCTGAGAATGGCGAGCTTCAGAAGATTCACGACAGATGGCTGTCAAAAAGTGCTTGTAGTTCCGAGAATAGTGAGGATGATATTGAACAGCTCGACTTAAAAAGCTTCTGGGGGCTATTTGTTATATGTGGAATTGCATGTATGCTTGCTCTCCTTGTGTACTTCTGGTTGATGTTCCGCAAATTCAGCCGGCTGCCTCCCGAGGAACTTGATACTACTAGTCCTAGTACCTCCCGTTCCACTCGTCTTCAAACATTTTTGTCATTTGTTGATGAGAAGGTAGAGAAACCAAAAAGCAGCTCAAAAAGAAAACGCGAGAGTATGTCTCGAAATGGATATCATATAAATGATGAATCGCCCCATAGGTCTGGGAGGATGTACAGGAACATGTCCCAGAATGGTGATAGTTGGCTTACTCAATAA
- the LOC108479792 gene encoding glutamate receptor 3.2-like isoform X7, producing METDTVAIIGPQSSEMAHVLSNLANELQVPLLSFTALDPSLSPLQYPFFVQTAPNDEFQMTAIAEMVSYFSWSEVVAIFSDDDQSRNGIITLGDKLAERRCRISYKAALPPDPTAKRVDVLRELDKIQMMESRIIVLHSFSRTGLLVFEAAKSLGMMGKGYVWIASTWLSTVLDSFSPLKPEIANSIQGALTLRPHTPDSKRKRNFMSRWNQLSNGSIGFNPYGLYAYDTVWMIARALRLLLDQGGKISFSNDSRLDGISGSTLNLSALNTFDGGKLLLSKILETNMTGLTGHVQFNQDRSLINPSYDIVNVVGNGQRLVGYWSNHTGLSIVPPETLYSEKPNRSSSNQHLDKVVWPGGETARPRGWVFPNNGRELRIGIPRRVSYRDFVLLVNGTDKVQGYCIDVFLAAIKLLPYAFPYRFIPFGDGHKNPSYYELVNKIKSGVFDGVVGDIAIVTNRTRIVDFSLPYIESGLVVVAPVKKISSSAWSFARPFTPLMWAVTAAFFLIVGSVVWILEHRRNDEFRGPPKQQFITILWFSFSTMFFSHSKFFPFWQCQLLLPNSLVLRITHHTNSGYFQLFSGENTVSTLGRLVLIIWLFVVLIINSSYTASLTSFLTVQQLSSPIKGIDTLIGSNERIGFQVGSFAEGYLMEELNIPKSRLVPLGSPEEYALALERRNVAAVIDERPYVDLFLSEHCEFSVRGQEFTKSGWGFAFPRDSPLAIDMSTAILSLSENGELQKIHDRWLSKSACSSENSEDDIEQLDLKSFWGLFVICGIACMLALLVYFWLMFRKFSRLPPEELDTTSPSTSRSTRLQTFLSFVDEKVEKPKSSSKRKRESMSRNGYHINDESPHRSGRMYRNMSQNGDSWLTQ from the exons ATGGAGACAGATACCGTAGCAATAATTGGTCCACAAAGTTCGGAGATGGCCCATGTTCTATCAAATCTTGCAAATGAACTCCAGGTTCCGCTATTGTCATTCACGGCTTTAGATCCGAGCCTGAGCCCTCTGCAATACCCTTTTTTTGTTCAAACAGCACCTAATGATGAATTCCAGATGACTGCCATTGCTGAGATGGTTAGCTATTTCAGTTGGAGTGAAGTGGTTGCTATTTTCAGTGATGATGATCAGAGCAGAAACGGTATAATCACACTAGGCGATAAACTTGCTGAAAGACGTTGCAGAATTTCTTATAAAGCTGCGCTTCCTCCGGACCCAACGGCCAAAAGAGTTGACGTTTTGAGAGAATTAGATAAGATTCAAATGATGGAATCTCGAATTATTGTTCTGCACTCTTTCTCGAGAACAGGTCTCCTGGTCTTTGAAGCGGCCAAGAGCCTTGGAATGATGGGAAAAGGATATGTTTGGATAGCTTCTACTTGGCTGTCCACTGTTCTAGATTCCTTTTCCCCACTTAAACCGGAGATAGCAAACTCAATCCAGGGAGCACTTACACTTCGCCCTCATACACCTGAttcgaaaaggaaaagaaattttATGTCACGTTGGAACCAGCTGAGTAACGGTTCTATTGGGTTTAACCCTTATGGTCTATATGCCTATGACACTGTTTGGATGATTGCTCGTGCATTAAGGTTGTTACTGGACCAGGGGGGCAAAATTTCATTTTCCAACGATTCAAGATTAGATGGTATTAGTGGGAGCACTCTAAATCTTTCTGCATTGAATACATTTGATGGAGGGAAGCTGTTGCTTTCGAAGATATTGGAGACAAATATGACTGGTCTGACGGGCCATGTCCAGTTTAATCAAGACAGATCCCTGATAAATCCTTCTTATGACATTGTTAATGTGGTTGGAAATGGGCAACGACTGGTTGGATACTGGTCTAACCACACTGGTTTGTCCATTGTGCCACCAGAGACACTTTATTCGGAAAAGCCTAATCGGTCAAGTTCAAACCAACATTTAGACAAGGTGGTATGGCCTGGAGGAGAAACAGCAAGACCTCGAGGGTGGGTTTTTCCTAACAATGGAAGAGAATTAAGAATCGGAATTCCAAGGCGAGTTAGTTACCGAGACTTTGTCTTGTTAGTCAATGGCACGGATAAGGTGCAAGGATATTGCATAGACGTTTTCCTTGCTGCAATTAAATTGCTGCCATATGCTTTTCCATACAGGTTTATCCCATTTGGAGATGGCCATAAGAATCCAAGCTATTATGAGCTTGTCAATAAAATTAAGTCCGGA GTCTTTGATGGCGTGGTGGGTGATATTGCCATTGTGACAAACCGAACAAGAATAGTTGATTTCTCTCTGCCATATATAGAATCAGGGCTGGTTGTGGTAGCTCCAGTGAAAAAGATAAGTTCGAGTGCTTGGTCCTTCGCACGGCCATTTACTCCATTGATGTGGGCAGTCACAGCTGCATTTTTCCTCATTGTGGGATCAGTTGTGTGGATACTTGAGCATAGAAGAAATGATGAATTCCGGGGCCCTCCAAAGCAGCAATTTATCACAATTTTGTG GTTCAGCTTCTCTACAATGTTTTTTTCACATAGTAAGTTCTTTCCATTTTGGCAATGTCAGTTGCTTTTACCAAATAGTTTAGTACTCAGAATCACCCATCATACCAACTCCGGATATTTTCAACTTTTTTCAGGAGAAAACACAGTGAGCACACTTGGACGCCTAGTACTGATTATCTGGCTTTTTGTGGTTTTGATCATCAACTCAAGCTATACTGCAAGCCTGACATCATTCCTCACAGTGCAACAGTTATCATCACCCATCAAAGGGATTGATACCTTAATTGGTAGCAATGAACGAATAGGCTTCCAGGTAGGATCTTTTGCTGAAGGCTATCTGATGGAGGAACTCAATATTCCAAAATCTAGACTCGTTCCACTTGGATCACCAGAAGAGTATGCCCTTGCCCTTGAGAGGAGAAATGTAGCTGCAGTAATCGATGAGCGACCATATGTGGACCTCTTCCTCTCAGAACACTGTGAATTCTCTGTTAGAGGCCAGGAGTTTACGAAAAGCGGATGGGGATTT GCATTTCCTAGAGACTCGCCATTGGCCATTGACATGTCTACTGCCATTCTTTCTCTATCTGAGAATGGCGAGCTTCAGAAGATTCACGACAGATGGCTGTCAAAAAGTGCTTGTAGTTCCGAGAATAGTGAGGATGATATTGAACAGCTCGACTTAAAAAGCTTCTGGGGGCTATTTGTTATATGTGGAATTGCATGTATGCTTGCTCTCCTTGTGTACTTCTGGTTGATGTTCCGCAAATTCAGCCGGCTGCCTCCCGAGGAACTTGATACTACTAGTCCTAGTACCTCCCGTTCCACTCGTCTTCAAACATTTTTGTCATTTGTTGATGAGAAGGTAGAGAAACCAAAAAGCAGCTCAAAAAGAAAACGCGAGAGTATGTCTCGAAATGGATATCATATAAATGATGAATCGCCCCATAGGTCTGGGAGGATGTACAGGAACATGTCCCAGAATGGTGATAGTTGGCTTACTCAATAA